The following coding sequences are from one Mycolicibacterium aichiense window:
- a CDS encoding thiolase family protein, with translation MADYSGRDAVIVAAVRTPIGKGKPGGALHGVLPADLLAHSLSELVARTGVDPAEIDDVIAGAVTQAGDQAVNIARNALLGAGFPESVPGTTVDRQCGSSQQAISFAAQGVIAGAYDVVIAGGVESMSRVPMGSSVLPGSDPFGTRFAERYSDGLVPQGISAELIAARWGLSRTELDEFSAGSHEKAAQATKDGLFDNELAPIAGLQTDEIIRPGTTVETLAGLKPAFYNEAYAARFPQINWEITPGNSSPLSDGSAAVLITTSEVARKHGWKPLARIHTTTVVGSDPLYMLTGVIPATEKVLTKAGLTLADIDLFEVNEAFAPVVLSWARDTGADLTKTNVNGGAIAIGHPLGASGARIMTTLVNALEQRGGRYGLQTMCEGGGMANATIIERL, from the coding sequence ATGGCCGATTACTCAGGGCGCGACGCCGTCATCGTGGCGGCGGTCCGTACGCCGATCGGCAAGGGCAAGCCCGGCGGTGCGTTGCACGGCGTGCTTCCCGCCGATCTGCTGGCGCACAGCCTCTCCGAGCTGGTCGCACGCACCGGTGTCGACCCGGCCGAGATCGACGACGTGATCGCGGGCGCGGTGACCCAGGCCGGTGACCAGGCGGTCAACATCGCCCGAAACGCGCTGCTGGGCGCGGGCTTTCCGGAGTCGGTGCCCGGCACGACCGTCGACCGGCAGTGCGGCTCGAGCCAGCAGGCGATCTCGTTCGCCGCGCAGGGCGTCATCGCCGGCGCCTACGACGTGGTGATCGCCGGCGGCGTGGAGTCGATGAGCCGGGTACCGATGGGGTCGTCGGTGCTGCCGGGTAGCGATCCGTTCGGCACCCGGTTCGCCGAGCGCTATTCCGACGGCCTGGTGCCGCAGGGCATCAGCGCGGAGCTGATCGCCGCACGCTGGGGGCTCTCACGCACCGAGCTCGACGAGTTCTCCGCAGGCAGCCACGAGAAGGCGGCGCAGGCCACCAAGGACGGCTTGTTCGACAACGAACTGGCGCCGATCGCGGGCCTGCAGACCGACGAGATCATCCGTCCCGGAACGACGGTCGAGACGCTGGCCGGGTTGAAGCCGGCGTTCTACAACGAGGCCTATGCCGCGCGGTTTCCGCAGATCAACTGGGAGATCACACCCGGCAACTCCTCACCGCTGTCTGACGGCAGTGCCGCGGTGCTGATCACCACCTCGGAGGTAGCGCGTAAGCACGGCTGGAAGCCGCTGGCGCGCATCCACACCACCACTGTGGTGGGCTCGGATCCGCTGTACATGCTGACCGGCGTCATCCCCGCGACGGAGAAGGTGCTGACCAAGGCCGGACTGACCCTGGCCGATATCGACCTGTTCGAGGTGAACGAGGCGTTCGCCCCGGTGGTGTTGAGCTGGGCCCGCGACACCGGAGCCGACCTGACGAAGACCAACGTCAACGGCGGTGCGATCGCTATCGGCCACCCGCTGGGCGCCAGCGGCGCGCGGATCATGACCACTCTGGTCAATGCCCTGGAGCAGCGGGGTGGGCGCTACGGCCTGCAGACGATGTGCGAGGGCGGCG
- a CDS encoding winged helix-turn-helix transcriptional regulator, which translates to MTLLQGTLADRDSWSAVGKCPIEKTMAVIGTKSAMLILREAYYGTTRFDDFARRVGITKAATSARLTELVDAGLLTRRPYREPGQRVRDEYVLTESGTELMPVVWAMFEWGRRHLAQDTRLRLTHLDCGAEATVEIRCAQGHLVPPDELGVELRRKGAAPAPR; encoded by the coding sequence GTGACACTGCTGCAGGGAACCCTGGCCGATCGCGACAGCTGGTCGGCGGTCGGCAAATGCCCGATCGAGAAGACCATGGCGGTCATCGGAACCAAGTCGGCGATGCTGATCCTCCGGGAGGCGTATTACGGCACCACCCGATTCGACGACTTCGCCCGGCGGGTGGGCATCACCAAGGCCGCCACATCGGCACGGCTCACCGAACTCGTCGACGCCGGACTGCTGACCAGGCGGCCCTACCGCGAGCCGGGGCAGCGGGTGCGCGACGAGTACGTGCTCACCGAGTCGGGCACCGAACTGATGCCGGTGGTGTGGGCGATGTTCGAGTGGGGGCGGCGCCATCTCGCCCAGGACACCCGGCTGCGGCTGACCCACCTCGACTGCGGCGCCGAGGCGACCGTCGAAATCCGTTGCGCACAGGGGCATCTCGTCCCGCCTGACGAGCTGGGTGTGGAGCTCAGGAGAAAAGGTGCGGCGCCTGCGCCGCGGTGA
- a CDS encoding MmpS family transport accessory protein, which yields MQLLRKIWLPIVILLVIAVAAFGVFRLHGVFGKTETTRPGSGLANDTKPFNPKTVVYEIYGPPGAVATINYLDLDAQPQIVRDVTLPWSLTLTTTAPAASANIVAQGDSDTIGCRITVNGELKDEKTNTGVNAQTFCLVKSA from the coding sequence CTGCAGCTCCTGCGCAAGATATGGCTGCCGATCGTCATCCTCCTGGTGATCGCCGTCGCCGCCTTCGGTGTTTTCCGCCTGCACGGCGTGTTCGGCAAGACCGAGACGACCAGGCCCGGTAGCGGCTTGGCCAACGACACCAAGCCGTTCAACCCGAAGACCGTGGTCTACGAGATCTACGGCCCGCCGGGAGCCGTTGCGACCATCAACTACCTCGACCTCGACGCCCAGCCGCAGATCGTGCGCGACGTCACGCTCCCGTGGTCGCTGACCCTGACGACCACCGCGCCGGCAGCCTCGGCCAACATCGTCGCCCAGGGCGACAGTGACACCATCGGTTGCCGGATCACCGTCAATGGCGAGCTCAAGGACGAGAAAACCAACACCGGGGTGAACGCGCAGACCTTCTGCCTGGTCAAGTCCGCATGA
- a CDS encoding RND family transporter, which translates to MILLNKDEKPEAAPGKRPHIAQWVRWLSVPIILGWLALTVITNIVVPQIEVVGQMQSVPMTAMDAPSSVAMSTIGTTFQEFKSNTSVMIVLEGDQPLGDSAHQYYNEIVKKLEADKAHVEHIQDFWSDPLTAAGSQSADGKSAYVQAYLVGNMGEGIANESVEAVKKIVESVPAPAGIKAYVAGSSALINDTHIAGDRSLKIITGLTFGVITVMLLVVYRSIVTVLIALVMVFLELGAARGVVAFLGYHHLIGLSTFAVNLLVMVAIAAGTDYVIFLFGRYQEARSKGADKESAYYEMYHGTGHVIVGSGMTIAGALFCLHFTRSPMFQSMGVPLFVGMVVVVSAAMTLGPAVVTAASRFGLLEPKAASRERFWRRIGTAVVRWPGPILVATTFVCLIGLLALPGYRTDYNDRHYLPADIPASEGFAAAERHFPESRLSPELLMLQSDHDLRNSADFLVIDRVAKAIFHTPGIGRVQTITRPLGTPIEHSSIPFLLGMQGTTQTLNQSYMQDRMKDMLKMGDDMNVSIATMTQMYDLLGQLNAVTHSMVGKMDLTLADIQTLRNHIADFDDFFRPIRNYFYWEPHCFDIPVCWSIRSVFDTLDGIDTMTDDFQVLVPDLHKLDLLTAQMRTLMPPMIDTMRSMRTMQLTLQSTQSGQQDQIAAMQENQSAMGKAFDEAKNDDSFYLPPEAFDNPDFKRGMKMFLSPDGKAVRFIISHEGDPMSPEGLSHIDPIKNAAFEAIKGTPLEGSKIYLAGTAASFKDMQDSADYDLMIAGLAALCLIFIIMLIITRAVVASAVIVGTVALSLGTSFGLSVLIWQDLIGRPLHWMVMVMAIVILLAVGSDYNLLLVARLKEEIPAGLKTGIIRAMGGSGSVVTSAGLVFAVTMAAMAFSELTVIAQVGTTIGMGLLVDTLVIRSFMTPSIAALLGRWFWWPQRVRPRPVPSPWPTPAARAANTEPIPAQSQQ; encoded by the coding sequence ATGATCCTGCTCAACAAGGACGAAAAGCCCGAGGCGGCGCCCGGTAAGCGGCCGCACATCGCACAGTGGGTCCGCTGGTTGTCGGTTCCGATCATTCTGGGCTGGCTGGCGCTGACTGTCATCACCAACATCGTGGTGCCGCAGATCGAGGTCGTCGGTCAGATGCAGTCGGTGCCGATGACCGCGATGGATGCGCCGTCGTCGGTCGCGATGAGCACGATCGGCACGACGTTCCAGGAGTTCAAGTCGAACACCTCGGTGATGATCGTGCTGGAAGGCGATCAGCCGCTCGGCGACTCCGCACACCAGTACTACAACGAGATCGTCAAGAAACTCGAAGCCGACAAGGCGCACGTCGAGCACATCCAGGACTTCTGGAGTGACCCGCTGACCGCTGCCGGCTCGCAGAGCGCCGACGGAAAATCCGCCTACGTGCAGGCCTACCTGGTCGGCAACATGGGTGAGGGTATCGCCAACGAGTCGGTTGAGGCCGTCAAGAAGATCGTCGAGAGCGTGCCCGCGCCGGCGGGGATCAAGGCCTATGTGGCCGGGTCGTCGGCGCTGATCAACGACACCCACATCGCCGGTGACCGCAGCCTCAAGATCATCACCGGCCTGACGTTCGGCGTGATCACCGTGATGCTGCTGGTGGTCTACCGCTCGATCGTCACGGTCCTGATCGCGCTGGTGATGGTGTTCCTCGAACTGGGGGCGGCCCGAGGCGTCGTGGCGTTCCTGGGGTATCACCACTTGATCGGGCTGTCGACGTTCGCGGTGAACCTGCTGGTGATGGTCGCGATCGCGGCAGGCACCGACTACGTGATCTTCCTGTTCGGCCGCTATCAGGAGGCCCGGAGCAAGGGCGCCGACAAGGAATCGGCCTATTACGAGATGTATCACGGCACCGGGCACGTGATCGTCGGGTCCGGGATGACAATTGCCGGCGCGCTGTTTTGTCTGCATTTCACCCGAAGCCCGATGTTCCAGTCGATGGGTGTTCCGCTCTTCGTCGGCATGGTGGTGGTCGTTTCCGCCGCGATGACACTCGGTCCCGCCGTCGTCACCGCGGCCAGCCGCTTCGGCCTGCTGGAGCCCAAAGCTGCGTCCCGGGAACGCTTCTGGCGACGCATCGGTACGGCCGTGGTCCGCTGGCCGGGTCCCATCCTGGTGGCGACGACCTTCGTCTGCCTGATCGGGCTGCTTGCGCTGCCCGGCTACCGAACCGACTACAACGACCGGCACTACCTGCCTGCCGACATCCCGGCCAGCGAGGGGTTCGCGGCCGCCGAGCGACACTTCCCGGAGTCTCGTCTGAGCCCCGAGTTGTTGATGCTGCAGAGCGATCACGACCTGCGCAATTCCGCCGACTTCCTGGTGATCGACCGGGTTGCCAAGGCCATCTTCCACACCCCGGGCATCGGGCGGGTGCAGACCATCACCCGGCCGCTTGGCACCCCGATCGAGCACAGCTCCATCCCGTTCCTGCTCGGTATGCAGGGCACCACGCAGACGCTGAATCAGTCCTACATGCAGGACCGGATGAAGGACATGCTGAAGATGGGCGACGACATGAACGTCTCCATCGCCACGATGACGCAGATGTACGACCTGCTCGGACAGCTCAACGCGGTCACCCACAGCATGGTCGGCAAGATGGACCTGACGCTTGCCGACATCCAGACGCTGCGCAACCACATCGCCGACTTCGACGACTTCTTCCGGCCGATCCGCAACTACTTCTACTGGGAACCGCACTGTTTCGACATCCCGGTGTGCTGGTCGATCCGGTCGGTGTTCGACACCCTCGACGGCATCGACACGATGACCGACGACTTCCAGGTCCTGGTACCTGACCTGCACAAGCTCGACCTGTTGACGGCCCAGATGCGCACGCTGATGCCGCCGATGATCGACACGATGCGCTCGATGCGGACCATGCAGCTGACCCTGCAGAGCACCCAGTCCGGTCAGCAGGACCAGATCGCGGCCATGCAGGAGAACCAGAGCGCGATGGGCAAGGCCTTCGACGAGGCCAAGAACGACGACTCGTTCTACCTCCCGCCGGAGGCGTTCGACAATCCGGACTTCAAGCGCGGCATGAAGATGTTCTTGTCGCCGGACGGAAAAGCGGTGCGGTTCATCATCTCCCACGAGGGAGATCCGATGTCGCCGGAGGGTCTCAGCCATATCGACCCGATCAAGAATGCGGCGTTCGAGGCGATCAAGGGCACCCCGCTGGAGGGATCGAAGATCTATCTCGCCGGCACCGCGGCCAGCTTCAAGGACATGCAGGACAGCGCCGACTACGACTTGATGATCGCCGGGTTGGCAGCCCTGTGTCTGATCTTCATCATCATGCTGATCATCACCCGGGCCGTGGTGGCCTCCGCGGTGATCGTGGGCACGGTCGCGTTGTCGCTCGGCACCTCATTCGGCTTGTCGGTGCTGATCTGGCAGGACCTGATCGGTCGTCCGTTGCACTGGATGGTGATGGTGATGGCGATCGTCATCCTGCTGGCGGTCGGTTCCGACTACAACCTGCTGCTGGTGGCGCGCCTCAAGGAGGAGATCCCGGCCGGGCTGAAGACCGGCATCATCCGCGCGATGGGCGGCAGCGGTTCGGTGGTCACCTCCGCCGGCCTGGTGTTCGCGGTGACGATGGCGGCCATGGCCTTCAGCGAACTGACGGTCATCGCACAGGTCGGCACCACCATCGGCATGGGCCTGTTGGTCGACACGCTGGTGATCCGGTCGTTCATGACGCCGTCGATCGCCGCCCTGTTGGGCAGATGGTTCTGGTGGCCGCAGCGGGTGCGTCCGCGTCCGGTGCCTAGCCCGTGGCCGACCCCGGCTGCCAGGGCGGCGAACACCGAGCCGATCCCGGCCCAATCCCAGCAGTAG
- a CDS encoding DUF389 domain-containing protein: MLHLRVIAPVDLRDDVLAVLQRQVGVTHLVVHQGAALDPPGDEISADIARECANDVIDDLKALDLHHNGAITLDLVDTVVSTAAYRAEKQADGDPGDAIVWEELSARTREESTLNITFLLFLCLACMIAAVGVVTDSPVTVVGAMVVGPEFGPLAALAVALVRRRLDLARRASLALLVGFPVAMAATAAFVLGGEALGWIKLGSTRQLTDVDFIFQVGPLSFVVALLAGAAGMLSLVSAKSAALVGVFISVTTVPAAGFAVVAASVGEWDVAVESAAQLAINLVGITLAGVLVLATRRRHETRRHGMG, encoded by the coding sequence GTGCTGCATCTGCGGGTGATCGCGCCGGTCGACCTTCGTGACGACGTGTTGGCTGTCCTGCAGCGGCAGGTCGGGGTGACGCACCTGGTGGTCCATCAGGGGGCTGCGCTGGACCCGCCCGGTGACGAGATCTCCGCCGACATCGCACGGGAATGCGCCAACGACGTCATCGACGACCTGAAGGCACTGGATCTTCACCACAACGGCGCCATCACCCTCGATCTGGTGGACACCGTGGTGTCCACTGCGGCCTACCGCGCCGAGAAGCAGGCCGACGGCGACCCGGGCGACGCGATCGTCTGGGAGGAGCTCTCGGCCCGGACCCGCGAGGAGTCCACGCTCAACATCACCTTCCTGTTGTTTCTGTGCCTGGCGTGCATGATCGCCGCGGTGGGCGTGGTGACCGACTCTCCGGTCACGGTGGTCGGCGCCATGGTCGTCGGCCCGGAGTTCGGCCCGCTGGCCGCCCTGGCGGTGGCGTTGGTGCGCCGCAGGCTGGACCTGGCCCGCCGGGCGTCACTGGCGCTGCTGGTCGGGTTCCCGGTTGCCATGGCCGCCACCGCCGCGTTCGTGCTCGGCGGCGAGGCGCTGGGCTGGATCAAGCTGGGCAGCACCCGCCAGCTCACCGACGTCGACTTCATCTTTCAGGTCGGCCCGCTGTCGTTCGTCGTCGCGCTGCTGGCCGGTGCGGCAGGCATGCTGTCGTTGGTGTCGGCGAAATCCGCCGCCCTGGTCGGGGTGTTCATCTCGGTGACCACCGTGCCGGCCGCGGGTTTCGCGGTCGTCGCCGCGTCGGTCGGGGAGTGGGACGTGGCGGTCGAATCCGCGGCGCAACTGGCGATCAACCTGGTGGGCATCACCCTGGCCGGGGTGTTGGTGCTGGCGACGCGCCGCCGTCACGAGACGCGCCGCCACGGTATGGGCTGA
- a CDS encoding DUF2126 domain-containing protein — protein sequence MGIKVALEHRTTYTFDRLVEVHPHVVRLRPAPHSRTPIEAYSLEVEPADHFINWQQDAFGNFLARLVFPTRTRELTIKVGLIADLKVINPFDFFIEDYAETFPFVYPKALKDDLEPYLRPVDEGDEGSGPGDLVGSWVRDFVVAPGTRTIDFLVALNRAVNGDVGYSVRMEAGVQTPDHTLRTGIGSCRDSAWLLVSILRGLGLAARFVSGYLVQLTSDVEALDGPSGPAADFTDLHAWTEVYVPGAGWIGLDPTSGLFAGEGHIPLAATPHPSSAAPITGTTGIAEATLDFANIVTRVHEDPRVTLPYTDTAWAAINQLGARIDERLADADVRLTVGGEPTFVSVDNQLDEEWITAADGPHKRERASVLAARLKAVWAPGGLVQRSQGKWYPGEPLPRWQIGIHWRRDGAPLWADGALLADPWGPHDHVNVQAAQQILSAIADGLGLPATQVRAAFEDPLSRLAQAARLPAGDPVGPGDDLETDTAAARAALLARLEEPVTEPAAYVLPLHRREDDAGWASADWRLRRGRVVLLEGDSPAGLRLPLDSISWQPPRPSAPADPIASGVRALPGAPGTDDAAVEDSATAPTTAMVAEVRDGLLYIFIPPTEELEHFVDLIARVEAAAAKVACAVVVEGYGPPPDARLQSMSITPDPGVIEVNVTPAASFAEQREQLRTLYEEARLARLSTESFDVDGTHGGTGGGNHITLGGITPADSPLLRRPDLLVSLLTYWQRHPALSYLFAGRFIGTTSQAPRVDEGRSEALYELEIAFAEIARLTAEDASRPEDGGSASAAPDHGRSASAAPWIADRALRHLLTDITGNTHRAEFCIDKLYSPDSPRGRLGLLELRGFEMPPHFQMAMVQSLLVRALVARFWDQPLRAPLIRHGLNLHGRYLLPHFIIHDIADVCADLRAHDVNFDTSWLDPFTEFRFPRVGTAVFDHVEIELRGAIEPWNTLGEESTGTGTARYVDSSVERIQVRTIGADRQRHILTCNGYPIPMLATDNPDVLVGGVRYRAWQPPSALHPTITVDGPLRFELVDTATGTSRGGCTYHVSHPGGRAYDTPPVNAVEAESRRGRRFEATGFTPGKVDVADIREKLARQTTDVGAPGILDLRRARTVLQN from the coding sequence ATGGGCATCAAAGTGGCGCTCGAGCACCGCACCACCTACACCTTCGACCGATTGGTGGAGGTGCACCCGCATGTCGTCCGGCTGCGTCCCGCGCCGCACTCGCGCACGCCCATTGAGGCCTATTCGCTGGAAGTCGAGCCCGCCGACCACTTCATCAACTGGCAGCAGGACGCCTTCGGGAACTTCTTGGCCCGGCTCGTGTTTCCCACCCGGACACGGGAACTCACCATCAAGGTCGGGCTGATCGCCGACCTCAAGGTCATCAACCCGTTCGACTTCTTCATCGAGGACTACGCGGAGACCTTCCCGTTCGTCTACCCCAAGGCGCTCAAGGACGACCTGGAGCCCTACCTGCGGCCGGTCGACGAAGGCGACGAGGGATCGGGGCCGGGGGACCTGGTGGGGTCGTGGGTGCGGGACTTCGTCGTCGCACCCGGGACCCGGACCATCGACTTCCTCGTGGCGCTGAACCGCGCGGTCAACGGCGACGTCGGCTACAGCGTCCGGATGGAGGCCGGGGTGCAGACCCCGGATCACACCCTGCGCACCGGGATCGGGTCCTGCCGCGACTCCGCGTGGCTGCTGGTGTCGATCCTTCGGGGACTGGGGTTGGCGGCCCGGTTCGTATCGGGCTATCTGGTGCAGCTGACCTCCGATGTCGAGGCGCTCGACGGTCCGTCCGGGCCGGCGGCCGATTTCACCGACCTGCACGCCTGGACCGAGGTCTACGTTCCGGGCGCCGGCTGGATCGGGCTGGACCCCACCTCCGGTCTGTTCGCCGGAGAGGGGCACATCCCGCTGGCCGCCACGCCGCACCCGTCGTCGGCAGCCCCGATCACCGGTACCACCGGGATCGCCGAGGCGACCCTCGATTTCGCGAACATCGTGACCCGCGTGCACGAGGATCCGCGTGTCACGCTGCCCTACACCGACACCGCCTGGGCCGCCATCAACCAACTAGGCGCCCGCATCGACGAGCGACTGGCCGATGCCGATGTACGGCTGACCGTGGGCGGCGAGCCCACCTTCGTCTCGGTGGACAACCAGCTCGACGAGGAGTGGATCACCGCCGCCGACGGCCCGCACAAGCGGGAGCGAGCCTCGGTGCTGGCCGCGCGGCTCAAGGCGGTATGGGCGCCCGGTGGTCTGGTGCAGCGCAGCCAGGGCAAGTGGTATCCGGGAGAACCGTTGCCGCGCTGGCAGATCGGCATCCACTGGCGCCGCGACGGGGCGCCGCTGTGGGCCGACGGCGCGCTGCTGGCCGACCCGTGGGGCCCCCACGACCACGTCAACGTGCAAGCGGCGCAACAGATCCTGTCGGCGATCGCCGACGGCCTCGGCCTGCCTGCCACCCAGGTGCGGGCGGCCTTCGAGGACCCGCTGAGCCGGTTGGCCCAGGCCGCGCGCCTGCCCGCCGGCGACCCCGTCGGCCCTGGCGACGACCTGGAGACCGACACCGCGGCCGCGCGGGCGGCGCTGCTGGCCCGCCTGGAAGAGCCGGTCACCGAGCCGGCCGCCTACGTGCTGCCGCTGCACCGGCGCGAGGACGACGCGGGCTGGGCCAGTGCGGACTGGCGGCTGCGGCGCGGCCGGGTGGTGTTGCTCGAGGGCGACTCGCCGGCCGGGCTTCGCCTCCCGCTGGACTCGATCAGCTGGCAGCCGCCGCGCCCATCGGCGCCCGCCGACCCGATTGCCAGCGGCGTGCGCGCGCTTCCGGGCGCTCCCGGAACCGACGACGCCGCCGTGGAGGATTCGGCCACTGCGCCCACCACCGCGATGGTCGCCGAGGTTCGCGACGGTCTGCTCTACATCTTCATCCCACCCACCGAGGAGCTGGAACACTTCGTCGACCTGATCGCCCGGGTGGAGGCGGCCGCCGCCAAGGTCGCCTGCGCAGTGGTCGTCGAGGGTTACGGGCCACCGCCGGACGCGCGCCTGCAATCCATGTCCATCACGCCGGATCCCGGTGTCATCGAGGTCAACGTCACGCCCGCCGCCAGCTTCGCCGAGCAGCGTGAGCAGCTGCGCACCCTGTACGAGGAGGCCCGCCTGGCCCGGCTGTCGACCGAGTCGTTCGACGTCGACGGGACGCACGGCGGAACCGGCGGCGGTAACCACATCACGCTGGGCGGCATCACCCCGGCCGACTCGCCGTTGCTGCGCCGACCCGATCTGCTGGTGTCGCTGTTGACCTACTGGCAGCGCCACCCGGCGCTGTCGTACTTGTTCGCCGGCCGGTTCATCGGCACCACGTCGCAGGCGCCCCGGGTCGACGAGGGCCGCTCCGAAGCGCTCTACGAACTCGAGATCGCCTTCGCCGAGATCGCCCGGCTGACCGCGGAGGACGCCTCCCGACCCGAGGACGGTGGCTCGGCAAGCGCCGCTCCCGATCATGGTCGCTCCGCAAGCGCCGCTCCGTGGATCGCCGACCGGGCGTTGCGCCACCTGCTCACCGACATCACCGGCAACACCCACCGCGCAGAGTTCTGCATCGACAAGCTCTACAGCCCGGACAGTCCCCGCGGCCGGCTGGGCCTGCTGGAGCTGCGCGGGTTCGAGATGCCCCCGCACTTCCAGATGGCGATGGTGCAGTCGCTGCTGGTGCGCGCGCTGGTCGCCCGGTTCTGGGACCAGCCGCTGCGGGCACCGCTGATCCGGCATGGCCTCAACCTGCATGGACGATACCTGTTGCCGCACTTCATCATTCACGACATCGCCGATGTCTGCGCCGACCTGCGCGCACACGACGTCAACTTCGACACCAGCTGGCTGGACCCGTTCACCGAGTTCCGCTTCCCGCGGGTGGGCACCGCGGTGTTCGACCACGTCGAGATCGAGCTGCGCGGCGCCATCGAACCGTGGAACACCCTCGGCGAGGAATCCACCGGTACCGGCACCGCGCGCTACGTCGACTCCTCGGTGGAGCGCATCCAGGTCCGCACCATCGGCGCCGACCGGCAGCGCCACATCCTCACCTGCAACGGTTACCCGATCCCGATGCTGGCGACCGACAACCCCGACGTCCTGGTCGGCGGCGTCCGCTACCGGGCCTGGCAGCCGCCGAGCGCGCTGCACCCGACCATCACCGTCGACGGGCCGCTGCGGTTCGAACTCGTCGACACGGCCACCGGGACGTCCCGCGGTGGCTGCACCTATCACGTCTCGCACCCCGGCGGCCGGGCGTACGACACCCCGCCGGTCAACGCGGTGGAGGCCGAATCGCGCCGCGGGCGGCGCTTCGAAGCCACCGGGTTCACCCCCGGCAAGGTCGACGTCGCCGATATCAGGGAGAAACTCGCCCGGCAAACCACGGACGTCGGCGCGCCGGGGATCCTCGACCTGCGACGGGCCCGCACAGTGCTGCAGAACTGA